AAAACATGGTTCTATTATAAAATCAGGttcaaaaaaccaaaatgtaaCTAATAAACAAACTACCTGTTATAGAACAAGCCAAAAACCaagttataataacaatgaaaattttggaaattattataatcaacccAATAGTAATTATCTATATGAGAATAGAAATGATTCAGACAAACAACCATCTTCATATCAAATACCATCTAATTTCTATACTCCTCCGACAACTACGAAGcataacatttcaaattatatacctCTACCTACAACATTTAGCATGACAAGTTCAAGTTACAATAAGCCAGTTCAACATTTTACCCAGAAcacaaataactattataacagcAGTAGCAATGTGAACACTTTAACGAACTTCAATTTAAGTACTATATTTCCAGAAATGATTGATAAGGtaaatttgattattgtttaatacttaGTGGTATAAGCGTGCGTATCAGGTAGTTAAAGCAGGCACTAGAGTCTTGACCTCTCTGCAGCAGTGAATTTTTCTTGTTATTTgaatgattattgttattgtggGTAATAGATATTAGGTGTTTATACTTaaagtgtaatattaataatagtgttttactgttgtaagtaataatatggcagtcataaattataatttatcttatatattcTTATTCCTTGGTAAAGGACATACTCCTATGAGTAGAGTAATACTACTAGTTTAGTATATTGTAGtatcataatttacaattttaaatttgtaattaatattaaatgttctcCTTTGGCCCCTCCTGAAATGTTGAATGAaccagaatttaaatttaaacatgaattcttatattatctaagaCTACCATGCCAATTATATCTGCACACGCTAATGCTTATTATATAtgcttataatagttaatataattatatttttaggaacCAAATATCACACCATTAGGCGCACcaagtaaaaataatgaatttgatgttatgaataattatggAACCAATATACATTCATCTTATTAATTGAGAAATGTAGGTaagttttaattgatttaatatttattatgcaatTGAAATGTTATGAAGTCTATTGGAGGCTATTcagtatttacaaattataatatttgtttgcttCTATAATCTGTTCAGTATATGTTTATCCGCTCAGCCAACGAAAAACGGTCACCATTGCTCAGGTCCCTCTCCCCACAATATAATGTGACAGCCTTTGAAAGTGAGGAGTAACATCGATTGCTGACTAACGGTGATCAATCACATCGATCGAGGGAGTCTAAACATGTATGTACACGAAGGTGGGTAAAGTTAAACTGaacagagtatattatatatatatataggcgcaACTAGCAACTAGGGTACAAATTTTGGGACGGGCTACAGACcacttttttattgaaatattgtgaTCTACGTAATTTCTGTAAACATAAATGAACAGTAAATATATGTGTCAATTAGTGACTAAACCTGATgctaatatgataatatcagaCAATTATACACAAGACACCATACCTGTTGATAACagttaaactaaataaaatacaatatttatttattgttaagaagttttaaaaagtaaatactatatataggttattcgcataggcgcaactagacctcTTAAATGTGGGgtgctataatatttcatttttcaaaaacattgaatttatggtatttcaatataataatgatagttagACCTACAAAAACAAGGGgtattaaattagaattcaGGTGTGCTAAAAACCCTTTtcacccccctagttgcgccaatagTTATTCGTAGGTTTAAAGTTGGTATTTTAgttctgataatatttataaaacaataaaacaatcataattcataattatagtattagaatacattaatacagtgtaaaaatattgatagcTCGTTTTCAAGATTCATATGATTtcttctaacaaaaaaaataattatagtataggtattaagtaaTAGTTAGGtagtagttattacttattatattttatttatttagatcaatataatatttataaattttactattacATTCTTCGTTTGGAATTTGGACATACAAATCTTATACTCTCTTCAGAATAACAAAGGTACCAATCGGCCAACTTTTACGCATAGGCGTGGCACTATTCCGAATATCAAACCGGTTAATTAACTTGGTGAGAGAAGCATCTGACCGGTACCCAATGAAAACCTGTCGCTCCCCAGTACCGCTCTTATTCTGACTAGAGTATAGGTCGTCTATATAAAGACTCCATAgtctatgaaaattaatttgacagttaattacatttttaatttatataatttagtatttatttatttattttcatttgttacAGGTATTGGCAttggagattttttttttttattggtctggAGCACGGCAACTATGGCCAGCGGCTATTGTGGGGGTTACAGTTGTAACGGTACAGTTAGGCCATTATGTGGTTTTggagatttttatatttgataaaagtgGAAATAATGTAAAGAAGCttttgaaaaattctaaaaacatgtATGCAATTgggacatttttttcaattagtgTAAAAAGCAGGTAAATATGTTAGTATTCAATAGTTTGATGttatgtattaaaatgaatcacattttttatgtttttatagaaattaataaatttccaatTATCAAAATGTGACGCAGAAAAGCAGATGATAAATCCTTACAATCAGTACCTATTGCCTATTTTCaacaaattgttatatatataatactatcatgttgttatatactatatagagtgattcaccaagctgCTCCAActctttttcttcaataatgcatttattaaaaatctaaattttagaattttaaaaaatatcctgtggatataaaaacaacttctgtttttcaaatgaaaattgcACTTttctactataatttttttgaaaattatgacttattaaaatcaaaattgcaaATGAGTAGTTTATGTCTTATGAgttgtttaataaattcattattaaaagaaaGAATTGGGTTGAGCATGTTTGAGGATTCACCCTATATAAttgttggttatattattaatgtatgaaataaacaatGTTCAATTAACATGTGTgacataattcaattaaatggtTATATCCTACCTTTAgtgaactattataaaataatacaaatataatataatacttataataaaatatttatatcaatgacAACCAATTATTCAGGAATACTCAGTGAATTTATTCTTGGTTAGTTTGGGTTGGTcctttttagtataaaaactgTTATGTTCTATAATGTACTAGTAATGACTTGATCTTAATATCTTATCAATCCATTTTCCTACTAAGTACTTTTTGAGAAATCATTTTTTCATACATGGTTTAAGCCAGAATTAGTTGATATTGgttttggttttatattaacattgtatttaaagattatattttcactatttatatgtttagtacctatttttatttaaaaatttgacatttttattatttctatgatttgAAATGTTTACAAGGTTATTTATGTGTATTCGTTATTCTAATTACAACTAAAAAATctctaaaataatacatttttttaattcgtgcagctattacaaaattgaataacgaaaatttgttttttttaataaaactttttcaatTCAGATTCTGTGTgatgaaacgatgaatgtattgattttacaatgatgtgtttttttatattattttgtgtgtctgtgtaaTAGTagtaagtagttgaaataatgcttcgattttcaacttcagtatcttgtccGATGTGGAAGTGAATATTATTGGTGCAttattggggaggtcaaaatttaaaattcccaatagtttttcATTAACACCAGGAAAAACTGCAAATTTTACTCAAAATtgatgacatttgaaaaatattaaaaatccttagtcacagtttttttataagcatttaaagttcaaatcttgacaaaatacaaaaaaatcgcgaaaattagcaaattattttgagttgagaatttataaaaatttttcttttcaaatctaagatttgaaattgtaatacaagactcttcataagtttgtctacccttattaaaaaaaaaaatatctacaagcaaatcaaattaaatttttatgagcgtttgaagttcatatttttataatattggatattcacttgatttctcatgtagcagttttgttattttattgttattctaaaacgaataactgtagatacatgaacattttactgaatgtttatattttcatttgctatacaccataagatttttaaaatattttgactctttttgagctgtttacggtaAAGGCattgtcaattttcaatttttttatttttttttctataaatatcaataaaattgtatttgttgggtaaaaaagggtgaaaattgaatgaaaggctcctgatgtattgttacaatagcagttgaataatattaaaaatacataggcacaatttttttttacaaggatttaaagttcgaattttgacaaaatgtatcaaatttaaaatttaataattattttgtagttaaaaatttataaaatgttcaaattttatagctaaggattgaaaatttaaaactaggttccacataaataggtatataaattactttattcacaataatattataaaatgtacttagtaatatcataggctgactgatagtttttttccttttgagatcttaaaatgttatttaatattatcataataatatgctaacaGCTAAccatgttaattttaaaaatgaaaaattacacACACTgacactttttaatatttttttaacattatattttattaaaaatgtgagTTATTTTACAAATAGTGAAAACACAAAACTATAAAAGACTAACTCTTTTActcatttcattaaaataaataataagaaaaaagaatattaatatagtagtaGATAATTTAAGTTCTCAACTTTGCTatggtaaaaacaaattaattttttataaaaaatttattttgaagacTTTTTAGTTATGCTTAGAACaacaaatagtaaatattgtattcaaattcttGGTCTTCTAAGTAACAGTAATAAGCATTTTCgttttaaagaatttaattgGAAAAGTATTGTACTGAAATAAATGAATatctaagtataaaaatgtactagttttataattttgtaaataaaaaaaaatatataataatatgaacaactTCAAAGAAGCCCTTCCATTTCTTGCATAAATTGCATGTATGCATCATCTTTAGTCTGTTGCCCGGCTTGTTGGTTACTGGCAgcaatattagatttatattctGCAGCTTTATGTTGTTCCCATGCATTATCTCGCTTGTTTGGTCTACCATCATCTCTTTTCACTCTGATGGATGTAGGCAAGAATCGTGTGATATCAGCAGCGAGATttctattacaaataatataattcacagcATAAATgagatattatagaataaatatacaattttaaatatacctcaTTTTTGGTTTTGCTTCAATTGTAGACCCAGTATTGTGTTGAGCTTCGTCGCGATTAATAAGTTGTGGTTCGGCACTCACAATATTTGGTGTTACAGCAGCAGTGGCAGCGGTAGCTGCTGCAgctgtattcatattattatgcataccaGAGTTATACCTCATCATTCTTGGTGGCATTCCAGGAGGGGGTCCAGGGGGTAATCGGACATGCATACGTGGTGGTAAACCAGGCGGAGGTCCAGGAGGTAACATTGGTGGTCGACCAGGAGGTGGACCTGGAGGCATTCTACCAGCAGGTCCACGATATGGCATAGGAGGAGGAACACCCACTGGTAAacctttataaataattatttaaaaaaacagttaaatattgagttttaattaaataatttaatattgcataTCTATCATACTTGGCGGTAATCCTGGAGGTAAGCGTCCTGATGGAGCAGGTAATGGTAAAGGAATTTCATTAGAGTCTTCATGTTTTCCTGTTGAACTCCTCTTTTGAACTTCATCAatctaaaaataagttaaattgtcTGAACTAGAAAAaggttacataaaatatatttagtaactaCTATATAGTACTCCTTACCTCTCTCATGAACATCTCTATATCATCAGtggttttattttctttacCAGAATCTTCTGGTTCAGCAAATCTTAATGTGCGAGAACGTTTTGGAgctaagtagaaaaaaaaattaaaatatgataccaaaaataaaaaatatttgattatatcaTCAACTAACCAGTTTCTCCATCACTTGAATCATCTTCATAATCATCATCATCCTTTTCTTCGTCTGTTAATATAGGTGGTACACCAGGGGGTACACCCGGTGGTCGTTTTTTAGTACCTGATATTGGTGACATTGGTGGActactaaaaattacaatactttGTAAGTTTTAATACAAAAGTACCGtattaatagtacataatataaataggtaattactaaCGTGTATAATGGGGGCTTTTTCAATATTCCTGATGGTAAttcattagaattatatccTGTATCTGAAGCAGGTAATGGGATATTTGACGTCATAACAGGTAGTGGAATTTCATCAACTGATACTTGTTGAGCTGTTTTTACTGcatcaaaatatgatattaacttGAAGCGACGTTTCTCGTATTCTGATTCTGCTCGTTTGATTTCATGATATTTATCAAGTTCATCTTTCacctaaaaatagttaatatttagtatctgaatatcttataaaataaataaataaaatataaatttaaatcaaaatactgaaaaccttaataagaaaaatattcctTTAGGATAGGTTGAGCATGGTACttacatacattttcataacTCGATCAAATGTTTCTTTAagttttcttcttttttctcttaatactttttcattaaGAGGAGATGGCTGAACaacattatattctatatacaaaattaaatgttatacatttgttttttttttttagtaacagcTTTAATTAAACAACTCTTTCTAAAGATTAGTATAaagtaattatagtaattaacagaaaataataattagcattTGCTATAccctataatcattaataaatcaattattacattttgttgatCTATTCTctttttactgttatttatacacaaaataacttgaaagatttaatatttataagttaacaaTTTGTCTggcctataaaattaaaatacttggtaaaataattccaaccaataatattttttttaaatatgctacGATCGAGTAAATCTGAACACTTTAGCATTTCAGGATTATTCATTACAATTCAACCGTTTTAAGATGTCtgcttatttaataatactgtcATACATTAatcaaaatcttataaaatatcaatgacTTAAAGttgattcaaataaatatagtcatataaagtttgaatttattataaaatgttataactatAGTGCCGAGAGAAGCTTTttgatattgaaattaattataacatatttgagAAACAAATTAAGTCAAGAAAACCTTTCTGGtctttcaataatttcaatagaaaaaaatatttcggtATGTTTAGATTATGATGATATCATAAATCAGTTTACTGCTAACAAATCAAGAAaagtaatgttataaaaatatgtattaattttataactaatgtaatcaataatttgtattgtttattaatattgttctttCTGTTATATtgattacgtttttttttttaacttaaattttctattattatctaggtatttatacatgttataaaattattttataataatttattaaaatatgatatattatttatttatgtataaaattatggttgatattttataaaattggtttaGCAAGTACCTAGCTAATTTGGATATGTTATCTAATTTTGGagcaaaaatttttttttgtatatcttTAGTATTCAGAAGATTACGCATAGAGaagattgttatttatttttccaaggGCCCCGCAAATCCTAGCGCTGTccctgtaggtactatattaacaTGTAATGTATCTTCGattattgattgtattatacatttatatccattaatgtatcatgtataacttaattttacattacCCATTTGATCAATTTTTTCCATTTCAGCAAGTATTTGTAATGGATCTTTTCCTTTCAGTACAGCAGTTCTAACAATCATAcgctgttttttatttttttttaattcttttttccTGGCTTCTTTTCCTATaagattatacaaaatatattttaataaaatatatacttgacAATTAATCATGCTTAatagaatatgtataatacttacTCGCTTGATCCGTGGGATTCATATATTTCCCACTTTTAGTGGTATTTATCGAACGCCTCCCCATGATTTTAGTTTGTAATGGATAATTAGTACTTAGGATTAAGTTATatcaatcaattaaaaataaaatacatacatttaaattaaataacatcaaAGAACCACAGTATTTTCGatagaaacataaaataaacaaattaactgaTAAGAATTATCTGATTAGGTATCACATTAATGGAGTATCTTCTAAACCACAGAACAcagttcacatattattatttttatattattataatcatagaacaatatagaagcgaaactcgatcagctgatgggtgaagtgtttacctatgatctgaagtccgaacaatgaaactgtttccggaacactgacatgatgttatacccgtattgaaaaaccgtttccgcttaATAGGCAGgatattctgcgcggggtcgggttgtttccactgtttacttttatcatatattacgtatgccacgccgtgttcaaggttacaatcgcccgattcggccaattcacggagtttcatacccctgttATAATCGTGAACGGATGTGAATCAcggcaaaaaataatattaatttgtatttagtaattactatcCAGCTACAGGTAACCACTAAAGACTATaactcaaaatttttaaattattaaattttaggttttgagcggagcgatttttttaatgatgtgtgtttttttataattattattttagattctgagtattGCGATGAAtgttggttttacaatgatgtatctgttttttaaaattttaattttttattggtttttcatatagcgattttcttattttgttgtaaattaaaaaacgaatagttgtagatatttc
This is a stretch of genomic DNA from Acyrthosiphon pisum isolate AL4f chromosome A3, pea_aphid_22Mar2018_4r6ur, whole genome shotgun sequence. It encodes these proteins:
- the LOC100162382 gene encoding WW domain-binding protein 11 — its product is MGRRSINTTKSGKYMNPTDQARKEARKKELKKNKKQRMIVRTAVLKGKDPLQILAEMEKIDQMEYNVVQPSPLNEKVLREKRRKLKETFDRVMKMYVKDELDKYHEIKRAESEYEKRRFKLISYFDAVKTAQQVSVDEIPLPVMTSNIPLPASDTGYNSNELPSGILKKPPLYTSPPMSPISGTKKRPPGVPPGVPPILTDEEKDDDDYEDDSSDGETAPKRSRTLRFAEPEDSGKENKTTDDIEMFMREIDEVQKRSSTGKHEDSNEIPLPLPAPSGRLPPGLPPSLPVGVPPPMPYRGPAGRMPPGPPPGRPPMLPPGPPPGLPPRMHVRLPPGPPPGMPPRMMRYNSGMHNNMNTAAAATAATAAVTPNIVSAEPQLINRDEAQHNTGSTIEAKPKMRNLAADITRFLPTSIRVKRDDGRPNKRDNAWEQHKAAEYKSNIAASNQQAGQQTKDDAYMQFMQEMEGLL